A genomic window from Sphingobacterium spiritivorum includes:
- a CDS encoding ribonuclease HII, whose product MLLSTFQIERIEAGCDEAGRGCLAGPVFAAAVIFPKDYHHDLLNDSKKLSEKKRMALRPIIEQEALAFAVASVSAEEIDKINIHNASYLAMHRALDQLKVKAEYIIVDGNRFIPYPEVSHTCIIKGDGKYLSIAAASILAKTYRDEYMESIACDFPAYDWLQNKGYPTVKHRNAVLAYGLTPHHRKTFRITDPQLKLF is encoded by the coding sequence ATGCTATTATCCACATTTCAGATAGAACGTATAGAAGCCGGCTGCGATGAAGCAGGAAGAGGCTGTCTTGCGGGACCCGTCTTTGCCGCTGCAGTTATTTTTCCAAAAGACTATCATCATGATCTTCTTAATGATTCCAAAAAATTAAGTGAGAAGAAACGAATGGCATTGCGCCCCATTATTGAGCAGGAGGCTCTTGCTTTTGCGGTAGCCAGTGTTTCCGCTGAAGAAATTGACAAAATCAATATTCACAATGCATCCTATCTGGCCATGCATCGTGCATTGGATCAGCTAAAAGTGAAGGCTGAATACATTATTGTAGACGGAAATCGCTTTATCCCTTATCCGGAAGTTTCACATACCTGTATTATCAAAGGGGACGGGAAATATCTTTCCATTGCAGCCGCGTCTATATTGGCGAAGACCTACCGGGACGAGTATATGGAAAGTATAGCCTGCGATTTTCCGGCCTATGACTGGTTGCAGAATAAGGGCTATCCTACTGTCAAACACCGAAACGCAGTCCTTGCATACGGACTAACGCCACATCACAGAAAAACCTTCAGAATAACCGATCCGCAGCTCAAATTATTCTAA
- a CDS encoding outer membrane beta-barrel protein encodes MKILQKYSVFFIVFCMAATSALAQTGKSVQGFLRDSKSRVVAGASVTLISDKDSVGTSSSMSGMYSFSNVKGEKFKIKVSSIGYETFEKEFAFQAGQNSLSIPSFELMPTSTMLEEVVVDGVPTVVVKSDTLEYTTRDLKLRDGALVEDALKKLEGVEVDKNGTVTAQGEQIKRIRINGKDFFGGDVKTATQNLPADIIEKIQIIDDYGDVANLTGNKTGDAEKILNIQIDPAKNKGYTTTLRLGYGTEDRYQATGMILAMKEGMQISALGNLNNINAPLFDFNTQGGGARRRQGGGGARGGGGMFGGANGITNTGSFGLNYRQDYNDKVTVYGSYSYGHDDNDVISSSLNKFLYPDSTLDKNTESTTNTIGNTHRFEANLEWKPSAKDFIKISPQLGYGKTTTDTYSHNENLLNGVLYNTESNNSYSSSRSPNVGISALYNRRLNDMGRNIFFNMNINSSGTKQDQDRIIETLVGDPNNSTITMDSIYRRTLAELDNKSWNGGASVSYIEPLSQFGKLEVSYDYNVNTYDNNRNQKAYNIDGSVLDDDNFNFERMYDYSFSTHRVGANFSYNNDKIKYAIGASVQPSILDGDAIVDGNKINIHRNGFNFIPIARFEYKFNRQKNLQINYSGNSNEPSITQIQPFTDNSNPTNVVTGNPDLAAEFRHNLRFRFNSSDFQKGKTFFVMLNGTLTQDKIVSNNFRRTDPKFGIVQEVNYLNEDGAFSLNGFYHYGRSFKSKTYSINFMGGLTYNNNPSYTDGKLNLAKNWALNQGVMFRYNPSENLEINPGFRYSWNHTNNTLNNTTVVMQSYAPTLIGSVNISPSVIFGADLSKTFYQGNAYNENPFVINTYVEKKFMKQNRGTLRLQAFDLLNEQTNISRTFSDIQISDSRTNRLGRYFMMMFTYKFSKFAGGVGPQEENRFPGGGRPPRM; translated from the coding sequence ATGAAAATACTTCAAAAGTATTCCGTTTTTTTTATCGTCTTCTGTATGGCAGCTACCAGTGCATTAGCACAAACAGGTAAAAGCGTGCAGGGTTTTCTAAGGGACAGCAAATCCCGGGTGGTGGCAGGAGCATCAGTCACGCTGATTTCAGATAAAGATTCGGTGGGTACCAGCTCGTCAATGAGTGGTATGTATTCTTTCAGCAATGTAAAGGGAGAAAAATTTAAAATCAAGGTAAGCAGTATAGGTTATGAAACTTTCGAGAAAGAATTCGCCTTTCAGGCGGGACAGAATAGTCTGTCTATTCCGAGTTTTGAGCTGATGCCTACCAGTACGATGCTGGAGGAAGTCGTAGTAGACGGAGTTCCGACAGTGGTGGTTAAAAGTGATACACTGGAATATACTACACGGGATCTGAAATTACGGGACGGAGCTTTGGTAGAAGATGCCTTAAAAAAACTGGAAGGTGTAGAAGTAGATAAAAATGGAACGGTTACAGCGCAGGGAGAACAGATAAAGCGTATCCGTATCAATGGCAAAGACTTTTTTGGAGGAGATGTAAAGACTGCAACACAAAATCTGCCTGCAGATATTATTGAGAAGATTCAGATTATTGATGATTATGGTGATGTGGCTAATCTGACCGGGAATAAAACAGGAGATGCCGAAAAAATCCTGAATATACAGATCGACCCTGCAAAAAATAAAGGATATACGACTACATTAAGACTTGGTTACGGTACTGAAGACCGTTATCAGGCTACAGGTATGATCCTGGCCATGAAAGAGGGCATGCAAATCTCCGCTTTAGGAAACCTGAACAATATCAATGCCCCGCTCTTTGATTTTAATACACAAGGTGGCGGAGCAAGAAGACGCCAGGGAGGAGGCGGTGCCAGAGGAGGAGGCGGTATGTTTGGTGGTGCTAACGGAATTACCAATACAGGATCATTCGGACTAAACTACAGACAGGATTATAATGATAAGGTGACTGTATATGGTAGCTATAGCTATGGTCACGATGACAATGATGTCATTTCCTCCAGTCTCAACAAATTTTTATATCCTGATTCTACATTAGACAAGAATACCGAGTCTACCACAAATACAATCGGGAATACCCATAGATTTGAAGCAAATCTGGAATGGAAGCCTTCAGCAAAGGATTTTATTAAAATTTCACCTCAGCTTGGCTATGGAAAAACAACGACTGACACATACAGTCACAATGAAAATCTCTTAAACGGAGTGCTTTATAATACTGAATCCAATAACTCATACAGTTCTTCAAGAAGTCCGAATGTCGGCATCAGTGCTCTGTACAACAGACGTCTGAATGATATGGGTAGAAATATTTTTTTCAATATGAACATCAATTCTTCGGGAACCAAACAAGATCAGGACCGTATTATTGAGACCTTAGTCGGCGATCCCAACAACAGCACTATTACCATGGATAGTATTTACAGGCGAACGCTGGCCGAGCTTGATAATAAAAGCTGGAACGGAGGTGCAAGTGTATCCTATATAGAACCATTGAGCCAGTTTGGCAAATTAGAAGTTTCGTATGACTACAATGTCAATACCTATGACAATAACCGTAATCAGAAAGCTTACAATATTGACGGGTCAGTTCTGGATGACGATAACTTTAATTTTGAGCGTATGTATGATTATTCCTTTAGTACTCATCGTGTAGGTGCCAACTTTAGCTATAATAATGATAAAATCAAGTATGCTATCGGGGCTTCAGTCCAGCCTTCTATATTAGATGGTGATGCGATAGTTGACGGGAATAAAATCAATATTCACCGCAATGGGTTTAATTTTATCCCGATTGCCAGATTCGAGTACAAATTCAATCGGCAGAAGAATTTGCAGATCAACTATTCCGGAAATTCCAATGAGCCATCTATCACACAGATACAGCCATTCACAGATAATTCTAATCCGACAAACGTGGTTACGGGTAATCCGGATTTAGCGGCTGAATTCCGCCATAATCTGAGATTCCGGTTTAATTCATCCGATTTTCAAAAAGGCAAAACATTCTTTGTGATGCTGAACGGAACATTGACACAGGATAAAATCGTGTCCAACAATTTCAGAAGAACCGATCCAAAATTTGGAATAGTACAGGAAGTTAATTATCTGAATGAGGATGGAGCATTTAGTCTGAATGGTTTCTACCATTACGGACGTTCATTCAAGAGCAAGACTTATAGTATAAACTTTATGGGAGGATTGACCTATAATAATAATCCATCTTACACGGACGGAAAGCTGAATCTTGCTAAAAACTGGGCTTTAAACCAAGGGGTGATGTTCAGATATAATCCTTCTGAAAATCTGGAGATAAATCCGGGTTTCAGATACTCTTGGAATCATACCAACAATACCCTTAATAATACAACAGTAGTGATGCAGTCTTATGCACCGACTTTGATCGGATCTGTTAATATTTCACCATCGGTTATTTTTGGAGCAGATCTGTCAAAGACATTCTATCAGGGAAATGCCTATAATGAAAACCCGTTTGTTATAAACACATATGTAGAGAAAAAATTTATGAAGCAAAACAGAGGTACGCTCCGTTTACAGGCATTTGACCTGCTGAATGAGCAGACGAATATTTCAAGAACATTTTCAGATATTCAGATCTCTGACAGCCGGACCAACAGACTCGGCCGTTACTTCATGATGATGTTTACCTACAAATTCTCCAAGTTTGCAGGAGGTGTAGGTCCACAGGAAGAGAATAGATTTCCAGGAGGAGGACGTCCACCCAGAATGTAA
- a CDS encoding M16 family metallopeptidase: MTTMEYEIIRLSNGIRIVLYPQQTPITHTCLLINAGSRDEENGKFGVAHFIEHLLFKQTERRNTNQILNRLETVGGDLNAYTTKEYTCIHASVLNPYLDRALDLFEDIIFHSTFPDIEMEKEKSVIVDEMASYLDSPEDAIIDDFEDILFADSGLGHNILGIEDQLIGLQKSDILRFMQGNYNTNDIVIGITGDYKKTQIEKLVNRIFGQIETAVIQRDRTLVPVHAPQHIRVEKPINQVHYMLGTQAYGIRDERKTGLLLLNNMLGGLGMSSILNLSIREKYGIAYTIESNYSMFSDTGIFSIYLGTDEEKAKKAVSLVFKELNKLKVHGLTAAQLQKAKNKFKGQIALAEENRMSMIIAVAKNIMDYDRVITLDEVFQKIDEVSADAAKEILEDIFDTDKMTSLSFVPSEED; encoded by the coding sequence ATGACTACAATGGAATATGAGATTATTCGATTATCGAATGGCATTAGGATAGTTTTATATCCCCAGCAAACTCCGATCACACATACCTGTCTTCTTATCAATGCCGGTTCCCGTGATGAAGAAAACGGAAAATTTGGCGTAGCACACTTTATAGAGCATCTGCTATTTAAACAAACGGAACGAAGAAATACAAATCAGATCTTAAACCGGTTGGAGACGGTAGGAGGAGATTTGAATGCCTATACCACGAAGGAGTATACCTGTATTCACGCTTCTGTCTTAAATCCGTATCTGGATCGCGCACTGGACCTGTTTGAAGATATTATATTTCACTCCACTTTTCCTGATATTGAGATGGAAAAGGAAAAAAGTGTTATTGTAGATGAAATGGCATCCTATCTGGACAGCCCTGAAGATGCTATTATTGATGATTTTGAAGATATTTTATTCGCAGATTCCGGCTTAGGGCATAATATTCTGGGAATAGAAGATCAGTTGATCGGCTTGCAAAAAAGCGATATACTTCGTTTTATGCAGGGGAATTATAATACCAATGATATTGTTATCGGTATTACCGGAGATTATAAAAAAACGCAGATAGAAAAACTGGTCAATCGTATTTTCGGGCAGATCGAGACAGCTGTTATACAGAGAGACAGAACCCTTGTTCCGGTGCATGCTCCGCAACATATTCGGGTGGAGAAACCCATAAATCAGGTACATTATATGTTGGGTACGCAGGCTTATGGTATACGGGATGAACGAAAAACCGGGCTGTTATTATTGAATAATATGCTGGGAGGATTGGGTATGAGTTCTATTCTGAACTTATCTATCCGTGAAAAGTACGGGATCGCCTATACGATAGAATCCAATTATTCCATGTTTTCGGATACAGGGATTTTTTCCATTTATCTGGGAACGGATGAGGAGAAAGCAAAAAAAGCGGTATCCCTTGTTTTCAAAGAATTGAATAAACTGAAAGTGCATGGTCTTACAGCTGCGCAACTTCAAAAAGCAAAGAATAAATTTAAGGGGCAGATTGCGCTGGCAGAGGAAAACAGAATGAGTATGATCATTGCTGTGGCGAAGAATATTATGGACTATGACCGGGTAATAACGCTGGATGAAGTCTTTCAAAAAATTGATGAGGTGTCTGCAGATGCTGCCAAAGAAATATTAGAAGATATCTTTGATACGGATAAGATGACTTCTCTAAGTTTTGTGCCTTCGGAAGAGGATTAG
- the fabD gene encoding ACP S-malonyltransferase, with product MKTAYVFPGQGAQFVGMGQDLYNLNDETKALFEQANDILGFRITDIMFNGTDEELKQTKVTQPAIFLHSVILAKALGENFKPDMVAGHSLGEFSALVAAGALTFEDGLQLVAKRANAMQKATEIEPSAMAAILGLEDAIVEETCAKVEETVVAANFNCPGQVVISGTVAGVDKACELLLAAGAKRALKLNVGGAFHSPLMEPARVELQAAIEAVDIKSPVCPIYQNVDAKPQTDPAVIKENLIAQLTGAVRWTQTVQHILSDGAEAFVEVGPGNVLQGLVKKVDRQIPTSAATV from the coding sequence ATGAAAACAGCTTACGTGTTTCCGGGTCAGGGCGCTCAATTTGTAGGAATGGGCCAGGATTTGTATAATTTGAATGATGAAACAAAGGCTCTGTTCGAACAGGCTAATGATATTTTAGGATTTCGTATCACCGACATAATGTTCAATGGTACGGATGAAGAGTTGAAACAAACCAAAGTAACACAACCTGCTATTTTCCTGCATTCTGTAATCCTAGCGAAAGCTTTGGGCGAAAACTTCAAGCCGGACATGGTTGCAGGGCACTCATTAGGTGAATTTTCAGCATTGGTAGCTGCAGGAGCACTGACTTTTGAAGACGGTTTACAATTGGTAGCCAAACGTGCGAATGCTATGCAAAAGGCGACTGAAATCGAGCCCTCAGCAATGGCAGCGATTTTGGGTCTTGAAGATGCCATAGTCGAAGAAACTTGTGCTAAGGTAGAGGAAACAGTTGTCGCTGCAAACTTTAACTGTCCCGGGCAGGTGGTTATCTCGGGTACGGTAGCAGGAGTGGATAAAGCTTGTGAGTTGTTATTGGCTGCAGGTGCTAAGCGTGCTTTGAAACTTAATGTCGGTGGCGCATTCCACTCTCCTTTGATGGAGCCGGCACGTGTAGAACTTCAGGCAGCTATCGAAGCGGTAGACATCAAAAGTCCGGTTTGTCCGATCTATCAGAATGTAGATGCCAAGCCGCAGACTGACCCTGCTGTAATTAAAGAAAATCTTATTGCACAACTCACAGGAGCTGTTCGCTGGACACAGACGGTACAACATATCCTAAGTGACGGAGCAGAAGCGTTTGTCGAAGTAGGACCAGGCAATGTGCTGCAAGGATTGGTGAAGAAAGTAGATCGCCAGATCCCGACTTCAGCTGCAACAGTATAA